A region of Salinibacter sp. 10B DNA encodes the following proteins:
- the lpdA gene encoding dihydrolipoyl dehydrogenase translates to MATHYDCVIIGSGPGGYETAVRASQLDMKTAIVEKDKLGGVCLNVGCIPTKALLKSAEVMAESSHLSDFGLELDGSVSPNFPKVIERSRGAANQMNQGVQFLMKKNDIDVLYGRGRLADDSTVEIEPSVNMDGEEIGEEQTVTADHIILATGARPNELPFLPIDGENVISSTEAMLQTEQPDSMVIVGAGAIGVEFAYFYHHMGTDVTIIEVMDRIVPNEDKDVSKELTKAYKRMGIDVMTGAGVQGVDDSGSPLEVEVDTGDGTEHLECDQVLSAVGVVGNVENLGLEEVGVETDGNDIVVDDYYRTNVDGVYAIGDVTGAPWLAHKASHEGILCIENIAGHDVRPIDKNDIPACTYCQPQIASVGYTEEEAKEEGYDVKVGKFPFKANGKAAALGHQDGFVKTIYDDKYGEFLGCHIIGNDATELIAEVVASRKLETTGHEIMESMHPHPTLSEAVMEATRSAYGQPINI, encoded by the coding sequence ATGGCTACCCATTACGACTGTGTCATCATCGGCAGCGGGCCCGGCGGCTACGAAACAGCAGTGCGCGCCTCCCAGCTCGACATGAAGACTGCTATCGTCGAGAAAGATAAGCTCGGGGGTGTGTGCCTGAACGTCGGCTGCATTCCGACGAAGGCCCTTCTCAAAAGTGCCGAGGTGATGGCGGAGTCTTCCCACCTGTCCGACTTCGGGCTGGAACTGGACGGCTCGGTCTCTCCCAACTTTCCGAAAGTCATCGAGCGCAGCCGCGGCGCGGCCAACCAGATGAATCAGGGCGTGCAGTTCCTGATGAAGAAAAACGACATCGACGTGCTGTACGGCCGCGGACGGCTGGCCGACGACAGCACCGTCGAGATCGAACCATCGGTTAACATGGACGGGGAGGAGATCGGCGAGGAGCAAACGGTGACGGCCGACCACATCATCCTGGCCACCGGCGCACGCCCGAACGAGCTCCCCTTCCTCCCCATCGACGGCGAGAACGTAATTAGCTCCACGGAGGCGATGCTCCAAACCGAGCAGCCCGACTCGATGGTGATCGTCGGTGCCGGCGCCATCGGCGTCGAGTTTGCCTACTTCTACCACCACATGGGCACAGACGTGACGATCATCGAGGTGATGGACCGCATCGTGCCGAACGAGGACAAGGACGTGTCCAAAGAGCTGACGAAAGCCTACAAGCGAATGGGCATTGACGTGATGACGGGGGCCGGCGTACAGGGCGTCGACGACAGCGGATCGCCGCTCGAAGTGGAGGTCGATACGGGCGACGGCACCGAACACCTCGAATGCGACCAGGTCCTTTCTGCCGTGGGCGTCGTGGGCAATGTCGAAAACCTCGGCCTCGAAGAGGTGGGTGTCGAGACAGACGGCAACGACATCGTGGTGGACGACTACTACCGAACCAACGTGGATGGCGTGTACGCCATCGGCGACGTGACGGGCGCCCCCTGGCTCGCGCACAAGGCCAGCCACGAAGGCATCCTCTGCATCGAGAACATTGCGGGTCACGACGTGCGGCCGATCGACAAGAACGACATCCCGGCCTGCACCTACTGCCAGCCGCAGATCGCGTCCGTGGGCTATACCGAAGAGGAGGCGAAGGAGGAAGGCTACGACGTGAAGGTTGGCAAATTCCCGTTCAAGGCCAACGGCAAGGCCGCCGCGCTGGGTCACCAGGACGGCTTCGTCAAGACCATCTACGACGACAAGTACGGCGAATTCCTGGGCTGCCACATCATTGGCAACGACGCCACGGAGCTGATCGCGGAGGTCGTGGCCTCGCGCAAGCTGGAAACGACGGGCCACGAGATTATGGAGTCCATGCACCCGCACCCGACGCTCTCGGAGGCGGTGATGGAGGCCACCCGCTCCGCTTACGGCCAGCCGATTAATATCTAA